The sequence below is a genomic window from Glycine max cultivar Williams 82 chromosome 20, Glycine_max_v4.0, whole genome shotgun sequence.
GAGACTGAAGGAACCCATTAACCAACAAAGACCAAGTCACAGCAAACTGCAAGCAATTGGTGCAAGAGGGTCCATCTTCCTTACCCACTTGAGCTCTATTACTACTACCACCATTACCAGTACCATTCTGTGAAAACATGCCCCATAAAGCCTTCAAAGGAACCTTCATTGAcaaccctttcttcttcttcacattACAGATCTGAAATTCACCACTTTCCCTCACTGGGGCAATCAAACAAACACCATTGACCTTGTTCTTTGACCCTGCCAAACAATGCTCAAGATCCTTCGCCGCCTTGCGAATACCCACTTCAAGTGGCGACAGCGAATCCTTCACAACCTGAACGGAATTGAAAAAAGACTCAACCGGGTCGCTCCCTGACACCATTTCTAATCAACCCTTTGAAAAAGTCGCAGCCTTTTTTCTACCCCCTTATCAGAAAGAAAACGTGAAAgtgcccaaaagaagaaaaaaaatcaacagaGAATATATCAAACTGTTACGAAAACAGGATTGGAACGGATAGCCCAATTGAACTCATGGATGGAAAATAATCCAATTTTACGGACACGTAACCGATGAAGATTGCACATTATGGTTCAGATTAGACCCCTTTCGGCGCAGAAAAAGAGTGAAGAGAATTGAAGGGAAGAATTTGGATAAGATTGAGAAGAGACAAAGTGCATCAAGCGGTGGTTTTGGACAGAGTTTGCGTTATGAACCGATATGGATGGCagtgcaagaagaagaagaacatcaAGTACAAGCAGAATGAGAATCATAGAACAGAAACTGTGAAGgcttatttacttttttatgcttttatcagaaaaattaaaaccattaaacggaagaaaattaaaaaaaaaatgcattatttAGGTGCACATCTTCGTTTAATGACAAGAAACATTTAgatatatttgatattaacatttttaagacactcttttaaatttatttatttttaataaatttcaatcatttaatattatgtattattttaaatgtatgattgatattttttgttatttatgtgCAATAACAAGTGATGttggaaaatattaaattatgtagttaaaataataataaaaatattattatatggcTAATAACAACAAGAATAAGAATAGAAATGGAATGTCTATCTacctaattaaatattaaatatttctctctctttttttaccaaaaataaaaaagaatgtattACTCTACTCTACTAACACCTGGGATGAAAATTTCAAAGAAGgtttttattgttttggatAACGAATGCTGAATGGATAATAGCTGACGTAAGAACATGTAGGAGTGAGGATTGGGAACACATCAGGGTAGGGTTTGTTAACAGCTGTGgatctacaaattttttttaatgtattaatcCAGCGGTAAGGGAGAGATTTAAAGcaaatttaaagaattttttgtttttaaatgagAGAGTTAtatattagatatttttattaatatatggtgtcttttttgttttataaaaattaatagatctTTTTTAGTGATGAACTTAAAAGTCtaagttttaattgatttatcttTAGATCGATcctgataatattttaaaaaatatatatatcacaaatttttacaaaatatataattttacatgacaaaaaaagaaaatttaaaatatttaatttttacaaattataattatcttgcACGCATTTtcttactttaaaaatattttatgaatcttttgttatcaatactataaaaaaaattaagagaataatataataaaaataatataaagttatttttttatttatttcttatatttttaaaattcagggAGGCAATGCCTATTATTTTATgggaacaaaaatattttttattatatgtatacaaataaaaaaaaatcttgtgggAGAATTGCCCCCACAACCTAGTAATATGTGCATCCTTCGCAGTTTGTTACCCTTCTTGTTATTGACGATGTTAATATTAGACAAAGTTTAATCAAATGACACTTGAACTGAAATGCATAAGTGATGGTTCAACTcaagctcttttttttttcatggcaAAGTGAACTGTAATGGCAGGGACTGAACAAGTGCAAAACAACAAATTAAGCAAaagacacacacatacacaaaatGTTGATTTAAAAGCTCAACTTGTTGCATGGACGATCGACttgtcaaatatatatattatacattagACTTTTTTAGTTGAGAATGTTTTTTAATGGCCAAGTTCATGCCAAGTGGTTATGTATTTGCCAATAGTCATCACACACTTCAGTTTTGATTGgactattacattttttttttggaggctTTTTCTCTTCTGCACTTAACCACACATTAAAACCCACGGGAGTTTCGATGGTTGCATATACGGGtggaatttttttctaattgtctgattataaaatacaaatactgaattctcttaaaataatacaaatactGAATTTTAGCAAACCaaacctgttttttttttcccctaaaaagttgtttttttttgtgtggctGAAGATGATtggcaatcattttttttcatgactTATGTGTTGAGGATGAGTAATATTCATTTAGCCGAATATTGTTAATATAATCGAATGATAAAAGATTGAACCATTTGGAGCAAAGCAAATAATCAACAATCATATAAAGTTCGTAACTAAAGTGGGCCTTTCCTCATACCACGTGACTCATTTTAGGAGTAAATATGGATCGAATtaagtcttttttaaaaaaaaaaaagagcctaaatcaataaaaaaaaaatgaattgagttgagtcaaatttatttatcatgaatAAGTCAATCTAATTCAACTTGCCCTAATTGtactcttaaaaaaatcatccctttcttttaaaagtattttaaaataaatgacatttttgttattttatttatagacaTTCTCTttccaattaatttaattattccaAATCTTCCaaaattacacttttttttattggagtCTCTCTttttaatcacttttttttatctataagttTTAAACATAAAATCTTGCTCAACTCTAGGCAAcgtttcttaacttttttttttcacttgaaCAAATGACACACTATTACTTATATAAGCATTATTGCTTATATAAATTAACAATGTTGCTTAACcaaaattattgaataaaagtatattttttaagtatcagaagatctataaaattaagtattgttgcttatataaatatacattattgctttagtaatttaatattggagtaaatttttatataaaatacttaaatttatgtCACATTGTAGGattctcaaaattaaaataaataactcgTATAAATAATCATGCTTTTTAGATATTGTAAGTAATCAAAACCTAATTTCACTtaaatcaataatattatttgtagAGGGAATTCAGTTGTACTTTCTAGCTTTGGAAGCTAGAAACGACTTCAATCCAAGTTATTCATGCTCCAACATGACAGTTGCAAGAGCAAGATGAATATACAAGGAGTCATATGGAGAATCGGGAATGGTATATTAAGTGCCAATATGGTATGACAAATGGGTATAACGCCTGCCATGAAGACTTTAggatctttaaaaaaatagtcattgaTTCCCACTACCAGCTGGATGGAACAGATTGCCAGTATCCATATTCCAAAGCCAAGCTAAAGATATATCTAATTTCATTCCTAAAACAATTTACCAaagatagaaaaacaaaaaaatattaatcaatatttcATCTATTATTATTGTCACTTTCATATTCTGAAAAACACTATCGTTTACATATCCCAACAATGATTACTATAAGCACGTCATAATAAGGACCTCTAACCACTCTGATATATCAAAGTTCTAAAACCGCCATCTCCAATCGAATGGATCGTCTGGGTACGTATTACCATCCAGTGACAGATTTAGGACCTACGTTAGAgggaataattaatttaattaaaaataaaaattaatgattattataataaaagaaggaaaaaaataggtgaaaaaaatatacatattcaaaatatttatatgttttttttttttttaagtgaagggATGCATATCACACCACCGTTGGTATCCTTTGACTACCACTCTCTCTCGCTGACATTTTCTAATCATAGTTCACATCATCCTATCATTGTCACCCACGATATTTCTTGATCATCATTCCCATTCATTCCTCCgatcaaaatttaattcaatccaagtttcattttttttatttttcgaaTTTAATAAGCATATATTATCAGTTTAAAGAATTGTAGTGTTAACCAATTCCaaattatatatctttattttcacGTTTAAGTACTAGTTAATTGTTAGGTGGGATGGTcttggaagaaaaaaagtaacaatAGAAGGAGATGGATGAGAGAAGTCTCagaagaaaatttatttatttatttatttttaaataaatccatAATGTGTTTAAAAACTACATATAAAtgcatatgtatatatttaatcTATGTTTATATATCagtatataaataacatataaatacatatatttatttatatttgttggGCCCTTTTCAtggttatataaattatttactttataaattatattaatattaattaagtgATAACAACAATATATTAGCtttgaaacagaaaaaaaaaacattaatttttatggctgtaatatttaatttatatgaagtTCTTGTTCTCGGGAATAAATTTGTATGCCTACAATTCAAGTTATCATGaaattaattctaatttaataataaagtattatttttatttttatttttattatcatattttactatttgattaaatagtctatttgataatgtttttgattaaaattaaagacttgttattataatagagattatgataatgagaaacaagtttGTTCCAATTTTAATCTAAACCGTTATTGATTATAGGATTATTATAAATAGGATATCAATAATCcagatagattaatatatatgtgatagtatttattggataaatattaatagattttatttattaatttgcatatatatagatgagtcacatgttgatgtgatcattgaactaactaaattgaaattttctaatggttaaaatttatcataaattgtcaataaaaatttttcaaaaagaggTATAATAGCTTTATTTGACTGTCATAGTAACTAACaggttatttgttgtattttgattcCGGACATCTAATACTTTAGAACACTTGTTGAATGGATATTGGATATGTTTAAATACCTGtagaattaataattaatcaagaaggaatccatcaactcttggtaatgagtttaagtcctatgaataaaattatatcgtggccaagaaaattaaatgaaagaaaaaatgagtttcttaagtcattgAGTTAACTCAAAAGGGTTTGACATTAATACCATACTCTGGAGTTAACCTAAAGCTGTAAAGATGAAAGAAATTATTACactactcttctaatggttcttgaaaataaaatgttacttCATGCTATCCGGACGTTAAGGAGTGTTACTAGACGCCTACCTTGATTAGtataataatttgattaatatattatcgGCTCAATATTAAACTTATGGGGTTACACACAAACGAGTGTTCTAATCtctgttaaagaaattattttaatatttgatgattaattaaattagagaattaatatgatcaaataattaattgatttaaaaaaaggtgaaatattattatatttttgctagcactgaaaatataaataatatgaaagatttggtgaaagaagagaaacaaacacatatgattttatatttggaATTTGGGTTGAAAATGCAGCTAGATACAAGTTTGACttggtcaattattatttcaattttaattgttaaatggttagcaataaaatgtaacaagaaataatataatttataaaaggatactataaataatgattttgatttgatcaaaAATTTGATAGCTTCAAAGAACTTATTAataggtatattttttttaatatatcatctatttataatataatttaaatacaaaatatattattttattttacaatgtgTGTTTTTAATCCCTTGATCCAACACTTGTAACTTAATATGCTTATAAAGTTCAAGTAGGATTgcccaaaataataataaatattttttttaaatgattaacgaTGTGACAAAAGGCTTAGATATGACGTGACAATAATGTGAGGGTATGCCCAAtgcaaaattttctttcttttgctaatttattttcctttaaagGGATATTATATTCGATGAGtgtataatgttttttaaaatgccGGTGGATTCTGATGGTGCACTTGTTACCATGTTTGATACATACATGAGTTCAAAAATTGGAGGCCTCCTTATTGGTGTTTGTGTGTATGTGTGGGATGGATGTGACTTAAAAACCTTGTAATCATGGCCAGCCCGGGGTATAATTTAAGGGTGCCACCGTCCAAGATTCATGATTAAAAGgacccaatttttttatttttttttatagttgtatggtaaaaaaaattaaaatgaacttgtgatgatttttttacCTGTTGAGATTTGTTAAATTATGCTTAATgtaattaaatgtatatttttatgaattaaatatctatttttcatgaaaaatatgttaatatttttaaatacttttatataatttgaattaGGTATGATCTCTTTAGATAAAATCTTAAATACAAGTTTTATATATGGAGAAAATATAActgaaaaaataatcttattaaaaGAGGTCAACTAAAtgttttagtaaatttttttagtaaaatcaatgaatatttcatacaaataatataattataaaaaaatataagaacccTTATTGTATTATTTTGCCTAGAACCCCTAAAATGTCATAACCAACCCTCCTTGTGATCCATCTTTGTCTTGAGTATTCTTGTTCAAACTTCGAACAGTCTCCATATTATGTGGAATAAGGTATTCTCATTGTTATGGTCACCGAAGTTTATATTGACCTTATTAAAATTGAGAACAGACTAAGTTTAATTCATCTCAAAATCTGATTCAGGGAGTGGGGGTCAAATTGCCAAGTCATTATTATAGGGAGTAGTTTGACCATATACTTAGCTGGTGTGAGATCTTAGCATAATGgtaatctttcttttttttttttaattatctatttttatataactttgtTATCAAACAAGCAACTCCTTTTCTAAGATTAAAAATGTTCTCCATCCAAAAGGAAATTGAAAATGCttgattttaagaatttttccgTTGGAAAGATGAACAGGATCTCTTAAACTAACATTTCTTATTTCTCTTACATTGCTGGACACTTTTACTGACACAATACCTAGTCAGGTACTAAATGGTTGAAAATATTCATAAACTTCTATATCAATGGATTACCTTGTATGCTTGCACATGTCTGCAAACCTATAAAAACACGCATTTAAATCTCCATGTTGAATTACTGATGTCTTCTGTTCTTCTTTCGTTATCTGGTGTGgttgtgttgttgttgataattgcTGTTTCAGAAACTGTTGTACCTTTGGAGACAAAAGCACTGCCTGTAAAGAACACTTGTCCACCAgttgatttttcaaaaagacAGAAAACCGGTTAGTCCACTATTTCTGTTAATTTCTATATTCACACATATAATATGTCTGTACTCTGTTCTGCTATTTATTTTTCAGTCtgtttgtatgtgtgtgtgttccCTCTgccactctttaatttctgttatttattttgaacAGTTACATGTCCTTGACCGTTCAACTGACATTTTATTTGACCCGCAACTAGTTTTTTGCGCATTGGGTTTGGTAGGAGACTAACTTGGACATGATAAAGTTTACTGGTAATAAGCAGAGTGatccttttttgctttattatgGAAAACTAATAATTTGAACATTTTTTAGAGCGTTAGGCTGTGAGTTTACAAGTCTAATGTAGTTTTTTACCCTTCAAGAATAGTGGAGGCTGCGTCGATTGATTCTAGAGCTGTTAGGTTATCTTTATGGGAATGGTATGAACAAGTGTTTTGGGAGGTTGTCTTTGTTAGGTCAACGAATTATAGCTTAGAACACATAAAGAATCCATCAGGATTTCTGAATGATAAGGCAGTTCTATAGGGCTTTACCTGTTTAATTGGTTTATAGCAGAGTCTTTCTTAATGAGGTAAGTTAAATATActtgaaaatataaatgtaaTTGGGGTTGGTTGCTAGATTAGGttttattgaatataaaatttggTCAGAGGATCATAATTGCTCCACATTGAACAATTTAGGTCATGTTGAGTTCATAATTTCCAGACAGTTTAGTACCTTACGTCACGAGTTCAGTAAGTACATCCGTTCTGGTGTTGCTAGTTTTTGTGCAATCATTGGCTTAATAGAAAGCCTAACGTGGCGTTTGTTGtgactattttttgtttttattttcggtaaaaactaaaaataggaTTAAACAcatgtttgtttaaaatttacaGAATgttttagttaaaaacattttcagaATAAAGtccaattttgaaaatttatcatattgTTTAGAATTTATCATACTGTTTAATTTAAtagttcaaaatttcaaaacagattaataataattaatctattttcaaatcaaattgataatatttaatctaattatttaaaattttaaatacttgtcaaatttacttgataatgattaatttataaattatttagaaaaattatctaaaaaactTCCTGCTGAAATGTATGAGAATTTTCTCCCaaacttctttatttttattaatataaaaataaatatatcaacaTAACGGTTAAATGCTATGAAGCCTCGATACTTAAAAATTGGAAACATACCAGTGTCATATCTGTGTCAAATACCGATATGCCTTCTATATGTCCGGATATGTATCCAAGAAGTCTTCAAGtttgtagaataaaaaaaatccaaaaaatattgatagttTGTGATTAGTGATTGGATCAAAGTGGTttagacaaagaaaaaaaagtgatcaCATTAATGTATAtactattcattatttttttccaacataaaagttattattcttgatcaattcaaattttaaccaAATTGAAATTTATCAAACTAAAATTATGAGTAATAGTTATACTAACAATTTTATCATCCAAACTCACAtgctcaaatttaaattttcttataagaTGCACGCCAGGGACGGTAGATTGTGTCTTTATCTAGAACTGTGGCATATTAATCATATTCATTATCTAGTTTTCCAAATCGATCGATGTTTCTCAAAAACATAACAAAGAGAATAGATCTAACATAGTCATGGCCAGAACCGTGTACAAGAAAGCAATTTACCTTgaataattgataaatacttTACAAACAGAATAATTAATGAGTAATTACATAAAGAATATATATTGTCATCAAACTAGTATCACCCCCAAAACCAATCTTGTTATAACATCACAAATAGCACTACTATAACCAGTTAAGAAGTAAAAGAAGAAGTTGCCTACATTGATTATGAAGACAACTGTAGGAATAAAATGATTACTTGATCAGCCAAATTTTATTCCATTTCCTCCCCCATGGCACCAACAGTATGGCTTGTGAAGAAAAGTTGATAGAGACAACTATAAAAAGATGATACCATCTTTTATTTGATTCATCTTCATTCATATTTCTATTCTAAGTACACCAATGGCACGCATGAGCATGATGCATCCCTACCTGCTCCCTCCATTTCTCATTCTCACTTTCTCCTCAGGGATGGTAGCATTAGCAACACTCTTGTTGGAAGCCACATTTCCCGGTCTAGTTGAAACAGCATACCTTCTTGTACCGGCTGGAGAAGCAGGGAAAGAAAGCCTCTTCTTTATGAGAGCAGAAGCTGCTTTTTCAGGTGTTCCATTACTATGTTCGCCAACCAATGCACTTCTCACTTTGGATGATGATGACTTTGCCTTTGTTGCAACCTTTGTGGACGGTGATGAGCTTGAATTGCTCTCATCATCTCTCACTTGAGACACTCCAATGCTGTGCCTGCGGCTGTTTTCTGAGGTTTTGCTGAACATGTTTTTTGAGTCACCATCACTACCCCATGAACCACCCCTTGGACTTGATAGTACCTTTGCCTTTGCTCCATTGGCTAATGGGACCTTTGAGGCTGTTGTTGAAGGAGAATTGTGGCTGGGAGGGCAGGTTGGTTTTTGGCTTGCTGGGGAAATTTTGATATCATTATTCTGATCACGGAGAGAATACAATTTTGTGATTTCACCAACTGACATGGTTTGGCTTGCAACACTTTTGGCAGATGCATGGCCAATGTGGTATGTAGTGTTTTGACCCTCCCATGGCCTTGCAGCCATCCATCGCTCTAGCCAATTCCAGCCCCAGTGGGGATTGTTTGGATCCATAAATGCTGCATTTGTAGCAGATTTTGAAGAGTTCCTCCACGTTTGCTGTTGGAAATCAAGTAATTAGTTATCCATCATAGGACATCATCTATATTTTACTATTCTACACATGCATTTTCAGCCTATTTTCtagttttcattttcaacaaGATTCTACATTGATGACTTGGTAAGTCCTTGAGTTTATTTCTACTTATGCTATCCATATCAAGGGTGGGAACAATGTATAATGTTGGCCTGACAGTGATATCTAAGCTTCAGAAAATTTGATAATTGTCCATTGCTGAAAAATCAAAACAGCAAGCACATGTTGGCAAACCATTTCTTTATCAAAAGGATGGGGGTAGGAAGGTCAACAACTATGAACCAATTGACTTgtgtaggaaaataaaaaaaatggactcCTTTGTACATGAGCTTAGATATACAAAAGGCTTGAAAATGTAACTGAATCCAAAACTTGTTTCTTTTGTTCCactaaaatccaaaataaagGCAGTCTCTTCTTACCTGATGTGTTGATGCATAGACCAAAGCCTTTTCTCTTCTCATAGCTGCTACTTGTCTGTTCAACAATTTGGCTTCAACTTGCTCCTTTGATTTCAAGCTATCATCCCACTTCTctccaatctgctgcaaaacTATTTGCCactttagaataaaatttaaagccAGGAGAACGTCAACATgttaatgtttatattttcatgttttgaaGGGGGTGATGAACAATAAATGGGAAACAATTAACAATTTGTCATAAATTAACTCAGAGAACATCATATATACAAGGGGAAACACACATTCACAAGCAATAAAACAGAACTGCATTGCTATACATGCCACATTCTGCGAGGCAAATACGCATCAGAATAGTATTTGCATAACTCATTTTTCCTATAACATGCATTTCAACATAACATACGAATACTCATAAAGTGCTTACATTAGCTTGCGACTTGTCAAATTCCTTTTCACGTTTCTGCTGCAGTTGCCTATGAAGAGCCTGATTCTCCTCAGACATTCTGACCTTCCTTGCACGAACCTGAGACTGCAACCGTGAAAGAGTTTGCATGCATTGCAAGGTAGTAGCTGCTTGC
It includes:
- the IQD67 gene encoding protein IQ-DOMAIN 67, yielding MGRKGGWFSAVKRVFVSDSKKEQKHHHHHHHHKSKLGCFGTHHYEDLEGAPIAVVPSLPPRKDPKPISEAENNEQSRQAFSLVLATAVAAGAAVAAEVACLTNTPRSNGKANQEMAAIKIQTAYRGYLARRSLRGLRGLSRLKTLVQGQSVQRQAATTLQCMQTLSRLQSQVRARKVRMSEENQALHRQLQQKREKEFDKSQANQIGEKWDDSLKSKEQVEAKLLNRQVAAMRREKALVYASTHQQTWRNSSKSATNAAFMDPNNPHWGWNWLERWMAARPWEGQNTTYHIGHASAKSVASQTMSVGEITKLYSLRDQNNDIKISPASQKPTCPPSHNSPSTTASKVPLANGAKAKVLSSPRGGSWGSDGDSKNMFSKTSENSRRHSIGVSQVRDDESNSSSSPSTKVATKAKSSSSKVRSALVGEHSNGTPEKAASALIKKRLSFPASPAGTRRYAVSTRPGNVASNKSVANATIPEEKVRMRNGGSR
- the IQD67 gene encoding protein IQ-DOMAIN 67 isoform X2 — protein: MGRKGGWFSAVKRVFVSDSKKEQKHHHHHHHHKSKLGCFGTHHYEDLEGAPIAVVPSLPPRKDPKPISEAENNEQSRQAFSLVLATAVAAGAAVAAEVACLTNTPRSNGKANQEMAAIKIQTAYRGYLARRSLRGLRGLSRLKTLVQGQSVQRQAATTLQCMQTLSRLQSQVRARKVRMSEENQALHRQLQQKREKEFDKSQANIGEKWDDSLKSKEQVEAKLLNRQVAAMRREKALVYASTHQQTWRNSSKSATNAAFMDPNNPHWGWNWLERWMAARPWEGQNTTYHIGHASAKSVASQTMSVGEITKLYSLRDQNNDIKISPASQKPTCPPSHNSPSTTASKVPLANGAKAKVLSSPRGGSWGSDGDSKNMFSKTSENSRRHSIGVSQVRDDESNSSSSPSTKVATKAKSSSSKVRSALVGEHSNGTPEKAASALIKKRLSFPASPAGTRRYAVSTRPGNVASNKSVANATIPEEKVRMRNGGSR